In Anaerotignum faecicola, the following are encoded in one genomic region:
- the addB gene encoding helicase-exonuclease AddAB subunit AddB: protein MALNFVAGRSGSGKTEYCLKSIAKKHKENYNGLSILIVPDQFSFQAEKDLIAAMGNKVIMRAKVLSFTRLAHTVFSKTGCGKTIPLTDVSKAVALRKIMIDNAEKLLYYKKSADKKGFSEQLSSIITEFFRYTVPPQKLLDACEGGGEALGLKIKDLALIYGEYINFINEGYLSSEETLDILYGAIDGYRALEGAEIWIDGFDGFTPQEYKIIGKLLKISGNVTVVLTMDRQAAASDRLVPSDLFFGPKETYLKLCRIASDAGVEIKAPVFMDTAVRYKSAGIANFEKNYGRTFFKSGMGHEGIAVYYSANIYDEIEAAAVKILHLVRDENYRFRDIALMAGSAESYEGVIKKVLAENGIPYFIDVKRDISAHPLVLLVKGIMEVFIYNFSFESVFGLLKTGLTQINRCDIETLENYCLAHGIKGYKWDMESWSFGLEGEEHIDEYIKINSVKNTFMSYFVPLRVFKNMKKPYSAKSITSAVFKTIENMGITDRLDFFAEYQTGIGIYTGAAENRRIWDIIMEIFDSVSNMLGDTEITFREYYSLLDSGISVSRLGLIPPTIDNITVGTLERTRLPDVKALFVVGANDGVIPSAGAPEGILKDDERNLLEKNGVTLAPDGVRTAFEEQFLIYKALTKPSEKLFISFPTGSLDGKTLAMSPVVSGMLKMFPGMAMECYDPEKTDIFISPPAVFRRIGTKLKCGRWQEAFSYFEKNAEWEKRAALIKKGLSEKGPEPSLSHESCTALFGGDIYSSVSRLERFAACPYAYFMAYTVKAKERHVFRLNTPDLGLLFHGVLEDFSYLMQEKGETWKTISFDDITELTNTAVDRQAPNIGNEILFSNNGLRYLIKRLKRISVRAVSTIAEHIKSGDFEPYGYEVSFGDGKKLPPVIIDLEDGKKLILTGKIDRVDILSSDGTTYVKVIDYKSGKKSFSLQELYYGIQLQLLIYMDEFLKNGKEIFGGEIIPGGAFYFKIDDPMLSADSKLTAEQIEEQILKKLSMSGLVLDDDKVIAAMDRNIDGTSSIIPVGYRKTDGNYTAASMVASRRTFEKLCGYTIKTAAQIGAGIKKGIIMPSPYKNKQTTPCVYCIYKSVCGFDENEKWFKRRKLKELSKDDVFKLVEEGAETE, encoded by the coding sequence ATGGCGCTGAACTTTGTAGCTGGGCGTTCGGGAAGCGGCAAAACCGAATACTGCCTTAAATCCATAGCAAAAAAGCACAAAGAAAACTATAACGGCCTAAGTATACTTATAGTTCCGGATCAGTTTTCTTTCCAAGCCGAAAAGGATCTGATTGCCGCCATGGGAAACAAAGTTATAATGCGGGCGAAAGTTTTAAGTTTCACGCGCCTTGCGCATACGGTTTTTTCTAAAACGGGATGCGGAAAAACAATTCCTTTAACTGATGTTTCAAAGGCCGTGGCGCTAAGGAAAATAATGATTGATAATGCGGAAAAGCTTCTGTATTATAAAAAATCGGCCGATAAGAAGGGATTTTCCGAACAGCTTTCAAGTATTATAACAGAATTTTTCAGATATACCGTTCCGCCGCAAAAGCTGCTTGACGCATGCGAAGGCGGGGGCGAGGCGCTTGGCCTTAAAATAAAAGACCTTGCTCTTATATACGGCGAGTATATAAATTTTATAAACGAAGGGTATCTCAGCAGTGAGGAAACGCTTGATATACTTTACGGCGCAATAGACGGGTATAGGGCTCTGGAGGGAGCCGAGATATGGATTGACGGTTTTGACGGTTTTACTCCGCAGGAGTATAAGATAATAGGAAAGCTTTTAAAAATTTCCGGGAATGTGACGGTTGTGCTTACAATGGACAGGCAGGCCGCGGCTTCAGACAGGCTCGTGCCGTCGGACCTGTTTTTCGGCCCCAAAGAAACGTATTTAAAGCTGTGCCGTATAGCTTCCGACGCCGGCGTGGAAATAAAGGCTCCCGTGTTCATGGATACGGCGGTAAGGTACAAATCCGCGGGGATAGCGAACTTTGAAAAAAATTACGGGCGCACGTTTTTTAAAAGCGGCATGGGGCATGAAGGGATAGCCGTATATTACTCCGCTAATATTTATGACGAAATAGAAGCCGCCGCCGTAAAAATACTGCATCTTGTGCGGGATGAAAACTACCGTTTCAGGGATATAGCGTTAATGGCGGGATCGGCGGAAAGCTATGAAGGAGTTATAAAAAAGGTTTTGGCTGAAAACGGAATACCGTATTTTATCGATGTAAAACGGGATATTTCAGCGCATCCGCTTGTGCTTCTTGTTAAGGGCATAATGGAGGTTTTTATTTATAATTTTTCGTTTGAAAGCGTATTCGGCCTGCTTAAAACGGGACTTACACAGATAAACCGCTGCGACATAGAAACTCTCGAAAATTACTGCCTTGCCCATGGCATAAAAGGTTATAAATGGGACATGGAAAGCTGGAGTTTTGGGCTTGAAGGCGAAGAACACATTGACGAATACATAAAAATTAATTCAGTCAAAAATACGTTTATGTCATATTTTGTGCCGCTGAGGGTTTTTAAAAATATGAAAAAGCCATACAGCGCCAAAAGCATAACGTCAGCAGTTTTTAAAACCATTGAAAATATGGGAATAACGGATCGTCTTGATTTTTTTGCCGAATACCAAACCGGCATAGGCATATATACGGGGGCGGCTGAAAATCGCCGTATATGGGATATTATAATGGAAATATTTGATTCCGTTTCAAATATGCTCGGGGATACGGAAATTACGTTCAGGGAATATTATTCGCTTTTGGACAGCGGAATTTCCGTCAGCCGCCTGGGACTTATACCGCCGACTATAGACAATATAACTGTCGGCACTCTTGAGAGAACGAGGCTTCCGGACGTCAAAGCCCTTTTTGTCGTCGGAGCCAACGACGGCGTTATACCGTCGGCGGGAGCGCCGGAGGGAATACTTAAAGACGACGAAAGGAACCTGCTTGAAAAAAACGGCGTAACTCTTGCCCCTGACGGCGTAAGGACGGCTTTTGAAGAACAGTTCCTCATATATAAGGCTTTAACAAAACCGTCGGAAAAACTTTTCATTTCGTTCCCTACGGGAAGCCTTGACGGCAAAACGCTTGCTATGTCGCCTGTTGTAAGCGGAATGCTGAAAATGTTTCCGGGCATGGCAATGGAGTGTTACGATCCTGAAAAAACGGATATATTTATTTCGCCTCCGGCAGTTTTCAGGCGTATCGGCACAAAGCTTAAATGCGGGAGATGGCAGGAGGCGTTTTCCTACTTTGAAAAAAATGCGGAATGGGAAAAACGCGCCGCACTTATAAAAAAGGGGCTTTCCGAAAAAGGGCCCGAGCCTTCGCTAAGCCATGAAAGCTGCACGGCGCTTTTCGGAGGGGATATATATTCCAGCGTTTCAAGGCTTGAAAGGTTTGCGGCATGCCCGTACGCTTATTTTATGGCATATACTGTTAAGGCAAAGGAAAGACATGTTTTCAGGCTTAATACTCCGGATCTCGGACTGCTTTTCCATGGCGTTCTGGAGGATTTTTCATATCTTATGCAGGAAAAAGGGGAAACGTGGAAAACCATATCGTTCGACGATATAACGGAATTAACTAATACAGCCGTAGACAGGCAGGCGCCGAATATAGGCAATGAAATACTCTTTTCAAATAACGGCCTCAGATATCTTATAAAGCGCCTAAAGCGTATATCCGTCAGGGCTGTATCGACTATAGCGGAACATATAAAAAGCGGGGATTTTGAGCCTTACGGTTATGAGGTAAGCTTTGGCGACGGCAAAAAACTGCCGCCTGTCATAATAGATCTTGAGGACGGCAAGAAGCTTATATTAACAGGGAAAATAGACAGGGTAGACATATTAAGTTCGGACGGGACTACATACGTTAAAGTAATAGATTATAAATCCGGCAAAAAGTCTTTCAGCCTTCAGGAGCTTTATTACGGCATACAGCTACAGCTTTTAATTTATATGGATGAATTCCTAAAAAACGGAAAAGAAATTTTCGGCGGCGAAATAATACCGGGAGGGGCCTTTTATTTTAAAATAGACGATCCGATGCTCTCGGCCGACTCAAAGCTTACGGCAGAACAGATAGAAGAACAGATATTGAAAAAGCTTTCGATGAGCGGACTTGTTCTTGACGACGATAAGGTTATCGCCGCCATGGACAGAAATATTGACGGAACGTCAAGCATAATACCGGTGGGATACAGGAAAACAGACGGGAACTACACAGCCGCGTCGATGGTTGCGAGCCGCCGTACGTTTGAAAAGCTCTGCGGCTATACAATAAAAACAGCGGCACAAATAGGCGCCGGTATTAAAAAAGGCATAATAATGCCGTCGCCATATAAAAATAAACAGACAACTCCATGTGTTTACTGCATTTATAAAAGCGTTTGCGGATTTGACGAAAATGAGAAGTGGTTTAAACGCAGGAAGCTTAAAGAGCTTAGTAAAGACGATGTGTTTAAGCTTGTGGAAGAAGGCGCGGAAACGGAGTAA